In one window of Porites lutea chromosome 8, jaPorLute2.1, whole genome shotgun sequence DNA:
- the LOC140945942 gene encoding 60S ribosomal export protein NMD3-like isoform X2: protein MTSGCAILPTIHFQCQSKMEYMEAVPSSETQTSLCCQCGVLTTPNPSNMCVGCLRTQVDITEGIPKQSNLNFCKSCERYLQPPSQWVACALESRELLALCLKKLKGLNKVRLVDAGFIWTEPHSKRIKVKLTIQKEVVNSTILQQVFVVEFVVQNQMCDACHRQAAQDYWKAVVQVRQKTSHKKTFFYLEQLILKHSAHQNTVKIKQESDGVDFFYASRADARKFVEFLQSVVPCRYKTSEKLISHDVHNNTYNYKYTFSVEIVPVCREEIICLPLKVSRSLGNISQIVICNRVNTSLQLIDPVTLQTADITAPNFWRFPFKSLCTYKQLTEFMVLQIEPVESQNPKASSSNLSQRHVLADAWVARMQDLGVNDTQYHCRTHLGHLLKTGDTALGYDFTCSNMNDDNLSKMNAERIPDVVLVKKCYGDKKKRQKRRNWKLKTLNKEVAGIDHDSLLRDYDAFLGDLEEDKSYRQNINIYVDRDYKGAPESDDDTEAPRISLQEMLEDLHLEAPDGAPSDMMTE from the exons ATGACTTCTGGTTGTGCAATCCTACCCACAATTCATTTCCAGTGTCAATCCAAGATGGAGTACATGGAAGCAGTTCCGAGTTCAGAAACGCAAACAAG tttgtgtTGTCAATGTGGTGTTTTAACCACTCCAAACCCATCCAACATGTGCGTTGGATGTCTTCGGACCCAAGTTGATATTACCGAGGGAATTCCCAAACAAAGTAATTTGAATTTCTGCAAATCATGTGAAAG gTATCTTCAGCCACCAAGTCAATGGGTAGCATGTGCACTGGAATCCAGAGAGCTTCTGGCTCtgtgtttaaaaaaactgaaaggatTGAATAAG GTTCGCCTTGTTGATGCTGGATTTATTTGGACAGAACCTCATTCAAAGAGAATCAAAGTGAAATTAACCATTCAAAAAGAG GTAgtaaattcaacaatattacaGCAAGTTTTTGTGGTGGAATTTGTTGTGCAAAATCAGATGTGTGATGCCTGTCATCGCCAGGCAGCCCAAGATTATTGGAAGGCAGTTGTGCAAGTCAGACAAAAG acATCCCACAAGAAGACTTTCTTCTATCTTGAACAGCTTATTTTAAAACACAGTGCGCACCAAAACACTGTTAAAATCAAACAGGAATCAG ATGGTGTGGATTTTTTCTACGCATCCAGAGCTGATGCTCGCAAGTTTGTTGAATTCCTTCAGTCAGTAGTCCCCTGTAG GTACAAGACATCTGAGAAACTTATATCACATGATGTACACAACAATACATATAACTACAAATACACTTTCTCTGTGGAAATTGTTCCTGTCTGCAGG GAAGAAATTATTTGCCTCCCTTTGAAAGTGTCAAGATCGTTGGGAAATATCAG CCAAATTGTCATCTGTAACCGAGTCAACACAAGTCTTCAGTTAATTGATCCAGTAACATTACAAA CTGCAGACATAACAGCACCAAACTTCTGGCGTTTTCCATTTAAAAGTCTGTGTACATATAAACAGCTGACAGAATTTATGGTTCTACAAATTGAACCAGTTGAATCACAAAACCCTAAAGCATCCAGCAGCAACCTCAGTCAAAGG CATGTGCTGGCAGATGCATGGGTTGCGCGTATGCAGGATCTTGGTGTAAATGACACACAGTATCACTGCCGTACACACTTGGGTCACTTACTGAAGACTGGAGATACTGCACTAGG ATATGATTTCACCTGTTCAAATATGAATGATGACAATTTGAGTAAAATGAATGCTGAACGGATCCCAGACGTG GTTTTGGTCAAGAAATGTTATGGTGACAAAAAGAAGCGGCAAAAGAGAAGAAACTGGAAGCTGAAAACTCTTAACAAGGAAGTGGCTGGAATAGACCATGACAGT CTTCTCAGGGATTATGATGCTTTCCTGGGTGATCTGGAGGAAGACAAGTCTTACAGACAAAATATTAACATCTATGTTG ACCGTGATTATAAAGGCGCCCCTGAGAGTGATGACGATACTGAGGCCCCACGGATAAGTCTCCAGGAGATGTTAGAGGACCTGCACCTGGAGGCACCTGATGGAGCCCCATCTGACATGATGACTGAATAG
- the LOC140945942 gene encoding 60S ribosomal export protein NMD3-like isoform X1: MTSGCAILPTIHFQCQSKMEYMEAVPSSETQTSLCCQCGVLTTPNPSNMCVGCLRTQVDITEGIPKQSNLNFCKSCERYLQPPSQWVACALESRELLALCLKKLKGLNKVRLVDAGFIWTEPHSKRIKVKLTIQKEVVNSTILQQVFVVEFVVQNQMCDACHRQAAQDYWKAVVQVRQKTSHKKTFFYLEQLILKHSAHQNTVKIKQESDGVDFFYASRADARKFVEFLQSVVPCRYKTSEKLISHDVHNNTYNYKYTFSVEIVPVCREEIICLPLKVSRSLGNISQIVICNRVNTSLQLIDPVTLQTADITAPNFWRFPFKSLCTYKQLTEFMVLQIEPVESQNPKASSSNLSQRHVLADAWVARMQDLGVNDTQYHCRTHLGHLLKTGDTALGYDFTCSNMNDDNLSKMNAERIPDVVLVKKCYGDKKKRQKRRNWKLKTLNKEVAGIDHDSLGRDYDAFLGDLEEDKSYRQNINIYVDRDYKGAPESDDDTEAPRISLQEMLEDLHLEAPDGAPSDMMTE, translated from the exons ATGACTTCTGGTTGTGCAATCCTACCCACAATTCATTTCCAGTGTCAATCCAAGATGGAGTACATGGAAGCAGTTCCGAGTTCAGAAACGCAAACAAG tttgtgtTGTCAATGTGGTGTTTTAACCACTCCAAACCCATCCAACATGTGCGTTGGATGTCTTCGGACCCAAGTTGATATTACCGAGGGAATTCCCAAACAAAGTAATTTGAATTTCTGCAAATCATGTGAAAG gTATCTTCAGCCACCAAGTCAATGGGTAGCATGTGCACTGGAATCCAGAGAGCTTCTGGCTCtgtgtttaaaaaaactgaaaggatTGAATAAG GTTCGCCTTGTTGATGCTGGATTTATTTGGACAGAACCTCATTCAAAGAGAATCAAAGTGAAATTAACCATTCAAAAAGAG GTAgtaaattcaacaatattacaGCAAGTTTTTGTGGTGGAATTTGTTGTGCAAAATCAGATGTGTGATGCCTGTCATCGCCAGGCAGCCCAAGATTATTGGAAGGCAGTTGTGCAAGTCAGACAAAAG acATCCCACAAGAAGACTTTCTTCTATCTTGAACAGCTTATTTTAAAACACAGTGCGCACCAAAACACTGTTAAAATCAAACAGGAATCAG ATGGTGTGGATTTTTTCTACGCATCCAGAGCTGATGCTCGCAAGTTTGTTGAATTCCTTCAGTCAGTAGTCCCCTGTAG GTACAAGACATCTGAGAAACTTATATCACATGATGTACACAACAATACATATAACTACAAATACACTTTCTCTGTGGAAATTGTTCCTGTCTGCAGG GAAGAAATTATTTGCCTCCCTTTGAAAGTGTCAAGATCGTTGGGAAATATCAG CCAAATTGTCATCTGTAACCGAGTCAACACAAGTCTTCAGTTAATTGATCCAGTAACATTACAAA CTGCAGACATAACAGCACCAAACTTCTGGCGTTTTCCATTTAAAAGTCTGTGTACATATAAACAGCTGACAGAATTTATGGTTCTACAAATTGAACCAGTTGAATCACAAAACCCTAAAGCATCCAGCAGCAACCTCAGTCAAAGG CATGTGCTGGCAGATGCATGGGTTGCGCGTATGCAGGATCTTGGTGTAAATGACACACAGTATCACTGCCGTACACACTTGGGTCACTTACTGAAGACTGGAGATACTGCACTAGG ATATGATTTCACCTGTTCAAATATGAATGATGACAATTTGAGTAAAATGAATGCTGAACGGATCCCAGACGTG GTTTTGGTCAAGAAATGTTATGGTGACAAAAAGAAGCGGCAAAAGAGAAGAAACTGGAAGCTGAAAACTCTTAACAAGGAAGTGGCTGGAATAGACCATGACAGTCTTGGCAG GGATTATGATGCTTTCCTGGGTGATCTGGAGGAAGACAAGTCTTACAGACAAAATATTAACATCTATGTTG ACCGTGATTATAAAGGCGCCCCTGAGAGTGATGACGATACTGAGGCCCCACGGATAAGTCTCCAGGAGATGTTAGAGGACCTGCACCTGGAGGCACCTGATGGAGCCCCATCTGACATGATGACTGAATAG